The DNA region TGCTCGACTTGGGCGGCTGCGTGGTGGCCGGGACCGACAGCCCCGCAGCGCCGGACACGCTGCCGGGCTGGGCCCTGCACGCGGAACTGGACCTCCTTGTGGGCTGTGGCATGACACCGCTGGAGGCAGTGCGGGCCGCGACCTGGGCGGCGGCGCGGGTGCTGGGCGGTGATGACCTGGGCCAGTTGCGGCGGGGCGCTGCGGCGGACTTGCTGGTGGTGCGGGGCCAGCCGGACCGGCGACTGACGGACCTGCGCGCCGTGGAGCTCGTCATGCAGAACGGCGTCCTGCAACCGGGGCAGCATTTTCCCACTTCCACTGTCGATCGCACCTCCCCGGGCGACGTTTTAGCCTGATGTGACTCAAATGTGGAAGGCTGCTGTCTTCCCCCGCGTTACCTTGGGTTCATGACCATCCTGCAGTCCCGTCTGGACGACCTGATCCAGGCCGCGCGTGACGCCAACAGCAGCGCGCTGGTCATTCTCCACCACGGCGAACCGCTGGTGAACGAGCTCCTGGACGATCAGGGAGACCGCCCCATCGAGACCATGAGCGTGACCAAGGCGGTGTTGAGTCTCCTTGTTGGGCGCGCGGTCACGCTGGGCCATCTGCCAGACGTGGACCTCCCCATCCGTGACCTGTATCCCGAATGGCAGCAGGGCCGCAAGCGCCACCTCACCCTGCGCCACCTGCTCACCCACACCAGCGGCCTGCAGAACCTGCCCATCGCCCACCAGGAGATCTACCCCAGCCCCGATCTCGTGCAGCTGGCCCTCTGCGCGGAGCTGGACCATCCACCGGGGACACACTTTGCCTACAACAACAAAGCGGTCAACCTGATCTGCAGCGTGCTGGAACGCGCCACGGGGCACAAGGCCGACGACTTTGCCCGTGCCGAACTGTTCGGGCCGCTGGGCATTGAGGACTGGTCTTGGGCGCGCGATGAGGCGGGCAATCCGCACGGCATGTCGGGGCTGAGCCTTCGCCCCCGTGATCTGGCCCGACTGGGGCAACTGACGCTCGATGGCGGTGAGGTGGACGGAGCGCCGCTGATCTCACGGGAGTGGATCGAGGAGAGTACGCAGCCCGCGACACCTGTGGAGAACACCATGGGCTTGCTGTGGTGGATGCTGTTCGCCTGGACGCGCCACAGCGTGACCGAGCGAGAGCTTCAGAATGTCGCTGAACTGGGGGGAACGCCTCAGCAGCTGGCTGCGCTTCGCCAGTGTCTGTGCACCGATGTGAGCCGGGCCGAGTTGATCACGCTGATCCGCGCGGCGGGGGTGGTTCCGCCGGAACTGCCGGTGTTGCCGGGGAAAGGCTGGATGACGCAGGAGCATGGACCCAGGGTGGGGGTCCGTCACGATGGGGACCTGGGACAACACCTGATTGTGCATCAGGAGGCGAAACTGGTGGCCGTGCGCCTGATCGCCTGGGGTCATCCACAGGCCAGGGAGAGGGCCAGCAACTTCGCCAGCTTCAATGACCTCGTCCTTTCGCTCGTCGCGCCGTAACGCGCTGGTGGAATCACGTTCCACCGGTCTTCCTGGCCCTTCAACCCTATGCACTCTGAGTGTTCAGCCCCAGCGACAACTCCGTTGACCACAGGGTCCCTGAAGATAAGCCCCAATATTTCCCAGATTTCGTGCCGCCGCCCTGTTTACGACGATGTCGCTCTGGCCAGGACCACATACCGTTCTTCCCGGTAGGGCATGCCTTGTGGGGTGACGCCTGCCTCCCAGTCCGCTCTGGATACGGGCTCGTCCATCCACTCACCGCGCATCCGCCAGTCCTCCCAGGTCGGTGCATAGGCCTGAACGGAAATGCTCCACTCTGCCACGATCCTCCACTGAACGGCCGTCAGACGTTCGGCCACCTGAGGCACGGTCAGACGAGGTCCCACGTAGAGAAACTGAGCGCCTGGGGCGGCCAGTTCAGGCAGACGCAAGATGATGCTCGTCGGCCCACGGCGAGAGACGATCACATCAAAAGGGTCCTGCAACGCGGCGGGCAGGGCATCTTTCCCATTCCATTCCTCAAACACGGCGTGCGGGGCGTTCCGCCTGGCCATCTCCAGCAGTTCTGGGACCTGATCATAGGCGATCCACTGCTGGACGGTTTGGCCGAAGCGAAGGGCATCTGGGCCGTGACCGCAGCCGGCTTCCAGGACCCGCGCATCCGGACGGAGCACTTGTTCCAGGAGAAGGTCAAAGGTCTGTTCTGGATCGGGCCCATCTAGGACACGACGCCACGGATGGTGGTATCCGCCGAGCTCAGCCGCGAGGTGGGCGTACCATGCTTTGGAATGAGGCAAGGGCGGCATTGCCTCTACAGTACTGCCCTCCCCTCCCGTCCTCCTGCTTACATTTTTTGGAGGTGTTCTCAAGGTCTGCCTCCACCAGAGTGACGCACTCCTGTGGCACGTCGCCGCTGTCATTCTGGCCGCGAGCGGCAGTGTCATTGTCGAAAACCATTTTTACCGCCACATCATCGAAGAGCACCTGCTGGACCTGGCCATCACCCATCGGGCCCACCTTGCCCATATTTTATAGGCGCCCTGATCGGAACTCAAGCGGCCGCATGCAGAGCAGGACGCCTTAGGAAAGCGGCCGTACATCCCCCAACCGTTTCAGCAGGAGGATCTTCCTCCTGAGGTGTGCTGGATGCCGTGAGCTCTGGATGCTCCCTGCTCCGACTCGACACGACGCAGGCCAAATGCCTTGATCTCGCGGTGGCCTGGATCAAGGAGTAGGAGCAAGAGCATCCAGTGAGTGCGTACTATGGGCCCGCTCTACCATGCAGACGGGCCCAAACCTTTGCTGAGCGCCGATGGAGTTGCCGGACGCCCGGACGTGCAGACGCTGTTCCTAGCGCGCGTCGAGCTATCAATGACCGACGAAGTAGAACAACTTTTGTAAAGTGGGTTGTGGCTTCCCATCTTGTTCTTATTACAGGTGCGCCAGCAAGTGGAAAAAGCAGCTTGGCAGTTGGTTTGGCAGCGACTCTAGGGTGGCCGCTTTTATCTCGTGATCGACTTCAAGAAATTCTGCACGACGCCTTAGCCCAAGAGGCGACGTCAAGTCTTTCGTCAGCAACATGGAAGGTCATGTATGCTCTCGCTCTTGATCTCCTCAAGGGAGGCTCCAATCTTATCATTGACAGTAGTCTGGATCAATTTAGAGCTGTTGACGAGGTTAGACCACTCCTTGCT from Deinococcus humi includes:
- a CDS encoding serine hydrolase domain-containing protein, whose protein sequence is MTILQSRLDDLIQAARDANSSALVILHHGEPLVNELLDDQGDRPIETMSVTKAVLSLLVGRAVTLGHLPDVDLPIRDLYPEWQQGRKRHLTLRHLLTHTSGLQNLPIAHQEIYPSPDLVQLALCAELDHPPGTHFAYNNKAVNLICSVLERATGHKADDFARAELFGPLGIEDWSWARDEAGNPHGMSGLSLRPRDLARLGQLTLDGGEVDGAPLISREWIEESTQPATPVENTMGLLWWMLFAWTRHSVTERELQNVAELGGTPQQLAALRQCLCTDVSRAELITLIRAAGVVPPELPVLPGKGWMTQEHGPRVGVRHDGDLGQHLIVHQEAKLVAVRLIAWGHPQARERASNFASFNDLVLSLVAP
- a CDS encoding class I SAM-dependent methyltransferase, whose protein sequence is MPPLPHSKAWYAHLAAELGGYHHPWRRVLDGPDPEQTFDLLLEQVLRPDARVLEAGCGHGPDALRFGQTVQQWIAYDQVPELLEMARRNAPHAVFEEWNGKDALPAALQDPFDVIVSRRGPTSIILRLPELAAPGAQFLYVGPRLTVPQVAERLTAVQWRIVAEWSISVQAYAPTWEDWRMRGEWMDEPVSRADWEAGVTPQGMPYREERYVVLARATSS